In Cryptomeria japonica chromosome 10, Sugi_1.0, whole genome shotgun sequence, a genomic segment contains:
- the LOC131038331 gene encoding dihydrolipoyl dehydrogenase, mitochondrial — protein sequence MAMAGMSRCQSALIEDALRWGLRNSWHRVCSAELGLGSLRRYASSSAEENDVVVVGGGPGGYVAAIKAAQLGFKTTCIEKRGALGGTCLNVGCIPSKALLQSSHMFHEAKYSFAGHGVKVGQLEIDVSAMMAQKMKAVTGLTKGIEGLFKKNKVTYVKGAGKIVSGSEVSVDLSDGGNSTVKGKHIIIATGSAVKPLPGINIDENKIVSSTGALSLKEVPKKLVVIGAGYIGLEMGSVWGRLGSEVTVVEFASDIVPSMDGEIRKSFQKTLEKQKMKFMLKTKVTGVDASGPGVKLTLEPASGGEQTTLEADVVLVSAGRSPYTKGLGLEELGVKLDKMGRVEVDDHFRTNVPGIYAIGDVIPGPMLAHKAEEDGVACVELIAGKPGHVDYDTVPGIVYTHPEVASVGKTEEQVKALNISYAVGKFPFMANSRARTIDDADGMVKIIAEKETDKILGVHIMGASAGELIHEAAIALQYGASSEDIARTCHGHPTLSEAVKEAALATFDKPIHI from the exons ATGGCCATGGCAGGAATGTCAAGATGTCAATCTGCTTTGATCGAGGATGCCCTTCGATGGGGGCTGAGAAATTCGTGGCATAGGGTTTGCTCAGCAGAATTAGGGCTTGGATCGCTTAGAAGATATGCATCGTCCTCTGCTGAGGAGAATGATGTGGTGGTGGTAGGAGGGGGTCCCGGGGGCTATGTGGCTGCAATCAAGGCGGCTCAGCTTGGGTTCAAGACTACTTGCATTGAGAAGCGCGGCGCTCTCGGAGGCACCTGCCTCAATGTTGGTTGCATACCTTCCAAG GCATTGCTTCAATCCTCACATATGTTTCACGAAGCCAAGTATTCATTTGCTGGCCATGGTGTGAAAGTGGGACAATTGGAAATTGATGTTTCCGCAATGATGGCGCAGAAAATGAAGGCTGTGACTGGTCTGACAAAGGGAATTGAAGGGCTTTTCAAGAAGAACAAAGTCACTTATGTTAAAGGTGCTGGAAAGATTGTATCTGGAAGTGAAGTGTCAGTGGATCTTTCAGATGGTGGAAATAGTACTGTGAAAGGGAAGCATATAATCATAGCAACTGGTTCAGCAGTTAAACCCCTTCCTGGAATTAATATTGATGAAAATAAAATAGTTTCATCCACTGGAGCACTATCACTGAAGGAGGTTCCAAAGAAACTTGTGGTTATTGGTGCAGGATACATCGGCTTAGAAATGGGTTCAGTTTGGGGAAGGTTGGGCTCTGAAGTTACCGTTGTAGAATTTGCTTCTGATATTGTTCCATCCATGGATGGGGAAATTCGAAAATCTTTCCAGAAGACATTAGAGAAacagaaaatgaaatttatgctGAAGACTAAGGTGACTGGTGTTGATGCTTCAGGACCAGGTGTAAAGCTTACACTAGAGCCAGCTTCGGGAGGTGAGCAGACAACTCTTGAGGCAGATGTAGTTCTTGTTTCTGCTGGTAGATCACCTTATACAAAAGGTCTTGGACTAGAAGAGCTTGGGGTGAAGCTTGATAAAATGGGACGAGTGGAAGTTGATGACCATTTCAGGACAAATGTTCCTGGAATTTATGCTATCGGTGATGTGATTCCTGGCCCCATGCTTGCACACAAGGCTGAGGAAGATGGTGTAGCTTGTGTGGAGCTAATTGCTGGAAAACCTGGACATGTGGACTATGACACTGTACCTGGAATTGTTTACACACATCCAGAGGTAGCATCTGTAGGGAAGACAGAAGAGCAGGTGAAGGCTCTCAACATTTCCTACGCAGTTGGGAAATTCCCTTTTATGGCGAATAGCAGGGCCAGAACTATTGATGATGCTGATGGAATGGTGAAAATAATTGCGGAGAAAGAAACTGACAAAATCTTAGGCGTCCATATCATGGGCGCAAGTGCTGGGGAGTTGATTCATGAAGCTGCGATTGCCCTGCAGTATGGAGCATCTAGTGAAGATATTGCCAGAACATGTCACGGACACCCAACACTCAGTGAAGCTGTCAAAGAAGCTGCCCTGGCAACATTTGACAAGCCTATCCACATTTAG